One genomic window of Clostridioides sp. ES-S-0054-01 includes the following:
- a CDS encoding thiamine pyrophosphate-dependent dehydrogenase E1 component subunit alpha: MSISKETLLEMYKRMNQARKFEEKVSWFFARGMVHGTTHLSVGQEASSVAAVMALEKGDLVSLTHRGHSQFIGMGIDLNKMMAELMGKETGFCKGKGGSMHIADIESGNLGANGVVGGGLTIAPGAALTQQYKKTGKIVLCSFGDGASNEGTFHEGINLSSIWRLPIIFYCENNLYGMSTSIKRHMNIESIATRAVSYGIEGISIDGYNPIEVYETVQKAAEKCRRGEGPVLIESRTYRWLGHSKSDANVYRTKEEIESWKAKDPIEFLRNYLIENSISNENELDKIQEFAKQSIEDAVEFAQNSPNPKIESLLEDVYAD, encoded by the coding sequence ATGTCAATATCAAAAGAAACATTGCTTGAAATGTATAAGAGAATGAATCAGGCTAGAAAATTTGAAGAGAAGGTTAGTTGGTTTTTTGCAAGAGGTATGGTACATGGAACAACTCACTTATCTGTAGGTCAAGAAGCATCAAGTGTGGCAGCTGTAATGGCTTTAGAAAAAGGAGATTTAGTATCATTAACTCATAGAGGACATAGTCAATTTATAGGAATGGGAATAGACCTAAATAAAATGATGGCTGAACTTATGGGTAAAGAAACTGGATTTTGCAAGGGAAAAGGAGGCTCAATGCATATAGCAGATATTGAGTCAGGTAACTTAGGGGCAAATGGAGTTGTAGGTGGAGGTCTTACAATAGCTCCAGGAGCTGCACTTACACAGCAATATAAAAAAACAGGTAAAATAGTTTTATGTAGTTTTGGTGATGGAGCATCAAATGAAGGTACTTTTCATGAAGGAATAAACTTATCCTCAATATGGAGGTTACCAATAATATTTTACTGTGAGAATAATTTATATGGTATGTCAACAAGTATAAAACGTCATATGAATATAGAAAGTATTGCCACTAGAGCAGTTTCTTATGGAATAGAGGGAATATCAATAGATGGATACAATCCAATAGAAGTATACGAAACAGTACAAAAAGCTGCTGAGAAATGCAGAAGAGGAGAAGGACCTGTATTGATTGAGAGTAGAACTTATAGATGGTTAGGTCACTCAAAATCAGATGCAAATGTGTACAGAACAAAAGAAGAAATAGAATCATGGAAAGCAAAGGACCCTATTGAATTTTTAAGAAATTATCTTATTGAAAATAGTATCTCTAACGAAAATGAATTAGATAAAATTCAAGAATTTGCAAAACAATCAATAGAAGATGCAGTAGAGTTTGCTCAAAATAGTCCAAATCCCAAAATAGAGTCTTTATTAGAGGATGTATATGCAGACTAA
- a CDS encoding cellulase family glycosylhydrolase: MYIKGVNLGGWLVLEKWMTPRLFEGTEAEDEYYLPRQLSREVYESRIKLHRSEYITERDFATIKSMGFNSVRIPVPYFIFGDCEPFIGCVKELDKAFVWADKYGLSILIDLHTVPGSQNGFDNGGISGVCNWSQNPEYVEFTLNVLERLAKRYGMRSELYGIQILNEPITERMWNLMNVPKRFKAVDKEMARRSKPNSLEFLRDFYIKAYKVMRPYMSEENVIVFHDAFELKAWADFMREEEFKNVVLDTHQYLMLAEADGCEQNIDSYVKYIKENYAKDILQMQKYFPIICGEWSLFNSYGCGTDTAGGQSPLNGIKSNIDKLSKDEKRELYRKIAKAQLDAWRNGSGHYYWNYKLLLDTVNEEGWIGWDSWDLGKCVAQEWYPIEY, translated from the coding sequence GTGTATATAAAAGGTGTAAACTTAGGAGGTTGGTTAGTTCTAGAAAAATGGATGACCCCAAGGTTATTTGAAGGTACAGAAGCAGAAGATGAATACTATTTACCAAGACAACTTTCAAGGGAGGTATATGAATCTAGAATTAAGCTTCATCGTAGTGAATATATAACAGAGAGAGATTTTGCAACGATTAAATCTATGGGATTTAATTCAGTTCGTATACCAGTACCATATTTTATTTTTGGAGATTGCGAACCATTTATAGGATGTGTTAAAGAACTTGATAAAGCATTTGTTTGGGCAGATAAGTATGGACTTAGTATATTGATAGATTTACATACGGTTCCAGGAAGTCAAAATGGATTTGATAATGGAGGAATATCAGGGGTATGTAACTGGTCACAAAATCCAGAATATGTAGAATTTACGTTAAATGTATTAGAAAGGCTTGCAAAACGTTATGGGATGAGAAGTGAATTGTATGGAATTCAAATTTTAAATGAACCCATAACAGAAAGAATGTGGAACCTAATGAATGTTCCGAAACGATTTAAGGCTGTAGATAAAGAGATGGCAAGAAGAAGTAAACCTAATTCATTAGAATTTTTACGTGATTTTTATATAAAAGCATATAAAGTAATGCGTCCTTATATGAGCGAGGAAAACGTTATAGTATTCCATGATGCATTTGAATTAAAAGCATGGGCAGACTTTATGAGAGAGGAAGAGTTTAAAAATGTTGTTCTAGATACACACCAGTATTTGATGTTAGCTGAAGCAGATGGATGTGAGCAAAATATTGATAGTTATGTCAAATATATTAAAGAAAATTATGCTAAGGATATTTTACAAATGCAAAAATATTTTCCTATTATATGTGGAGAGTGGAGCTTATTTAATTCATATGGTTGTGGTACAGATACAGCTGGAGGTCAATCGCCTTTAAATGGGATTAAATCAAACATAGATAAGTTATCAAAAGATGAAAAAAGAGAATTATATAGGAAAATAGCAAAAGCACAGCTTGATGCATGGAGAAATGGAAGTGGTCACTACTATTGGAATTACAAGTTATTACTAGATACAGTTAATGAAGAAGGCTGGATAGGTTGGGATAGTTGGGACCTAGGCAAATGTGTAGCTCAAGAATGGTATCCTATAGAATATTAA
- a CDS encoding helix-turn-helix domain-containing protein has product MNRNNFSHEIVEPIDNLDVNFKLFDDSGSYVANHWHNSLEIIYITSGDLQINMEGYTYNLKANECMFINSGVIHSTRCIYENTSILLQVPLSFLSKYIPDFKNCYFDFKVNVNDNNYKKNSNKVKHILENMREIKLSSPPAANLRFTSLLFELLFELYTNFKIDIGNKNMRNTALDLSKFEPVLEYTKINYKTPISINKIAKVAHLQPEYFCRKFKQYMGQTYLEYLNDVRISHIYKDLINTNDTLCSILEAHGFTNTKLFYRIFKEKFKCTPKHIRKKSI; this is encoded by the coding sequence ATGAACAGAAATAATTTTTCACATGAAATAGTTGAACCTATTGATAATTTAGATGTTAATTTTAAACTATTTGATGATAGTGGTAGTTATGTAGCAAATCATTGGCATAATTCATTAGAAATAATTTATATAACTTCTGGTGATTTACAAATTAACATGGAAGGCTACACTTATAATTTAAAAGCTAATGAGTGTATGTTCATTAATTCTGGAGTTATTCATTCAACTAGATGTATTTATGAAAATACCTCTATATTATTGCAAGTACCATTATCTTTTCTAAGTAAATACATTCCTGATTTTAAAAATTGCTATTTTGACTTTAAGGTCAATGTTAATGACAATAACTATAAAAAAAATTCAAATAAAGTTAAACATATATTAGAAAACATGAGAGAAATCAAACTTAGTTCTCCTCCAGCAGCTAATCTACGCTTTACGAGCTTATTATTTGAACTTTTATTTGAATTATATACAAACTTCAAAATAGATATAGGAAATAAAAATATGAGAAATACAGCACTTGACTTATCAAAATTTGAGCCAGTTTTGGAATACACAAAGATTAATTACAAGACTCCTATTTCTATTAACAAAATCGCTAAGGTAGCACACTTACAACCAGAATATTTTTGTAGAAAATTTAAACAGTATATGGGACAGACTTACTTAGAATATTTAAATGATGTACGTATTTCTCATATCTATAAAGACTTAATTAACACAAATGATACCTTGTGTAGTATATTAGAAGCTCATGGATTTACTAATACAAAATTATTTTACAGAATTTTTAAGGAAAAATTTAAGTGTACCCCTAAACATATAAGAAAAAAATCTATCTAA
- a CDS encoding alpha-ketoacid dehydrogenase subunit beta, with protein MSTRELTYAQAIKEAMSEEMRRDENVIFMGEDIGIYGGAFGVSVGMIDEFGPERVRDTPISEAAIAGAAAGAAATGLRPIMEVMFMDFVTISMDAIVNQAAKMRYMFGGKAQVPMVVRCPGGSGTGSAEQHSQSLEAWFCHVPGVKVVAPSTPADAKGLLKAAIRDNNPVIFVENKLLYRKKGIVPEDDYVIEIGKADIKREGTDVTVITYGRMLQSVEEASETLSKENINVEIIDLRTLYPLDKETIVKSVCKTGRVLICHEAAKTGGLGGEISALITESESFDYLDAPVKRICGKDVPIPYNPELEKAVVPRVDEIEEAIKSLIVR; from the coding sequence ATGAGTACAAGAGAATTAACATATGCACAAGCAATAAAAGAAGCAATGTCAGAAGAAATGAGAAGAGATGAAAATGTAATATTTATGGGAGAAGATATAGGAATATATGGAGGAGCATTTGGTGTATCAGTTGGTATGATAGATGAATTTGGACCAGAAAGAGTAAGGGATACTCCTATATCAGAAGCAGCTATAGCAGGAGCAGCAGCAGGAGCAGCAGCAACTGGTTTAAGACCTATTATGGAAGTCATGTTTATGGACTTTGTAACAATTTCTATGGACGCAATTGTAAATCAAGCAGCAAAAATGAGATATATGTTTGGTGGAAAAGCTCAAGTTCCAATGGTTGTTAGATGTCCAGGTGGTTCTGGAACTGGTTCAGCAGAACAACATTCACAAAGTTTAGAAGCTTGGTTCTGTCATGTTCCAGGAGTAAAAGTAGTTGCACCTTCTACGCCAGCAGATGCTAAAGGGTTATTAAAAGCAGCTATAAGAGACAATAATCCAGTCATATTTGTTGAGAATAAATTGTTATACAGAAAAAAAGGTATTGTGCCAGAAGATGATTATGTAATTGAAATTGGAAAGGCAGATATTAAAAGAGAGGGTACTGATGTTACAGTAATCACTTATGGAAGGATGTTACAAAGTGTTGAAGAAGCATCAGAGACTCTATCAAAAGAAAATATAAATGTTGAAATTATAGATTTAAGAACTTTATATCCATTGGATAAAGAGACTATAGTAAAAAGTGTATGCAAAACTGGAAGAGTTTTAATTTGCCATGAAGCAGCTAAGACTGGTGGGCTAGGTGGAGAAATATCAGCCCTAATAACAGAAAGTGAATCATTTGATTATTTAGATGCTCCAGTAAAGAGAATTTGTGGAAAAGATGTGCCAATACCATATAATCCAGAGTTAGAAAAAGCAGTTGTCCCAAGAGTTGATGAAATAGAAGAAGCAATAAAATCTTTAATTGTTAGATAA
- a CDS encoding 2-oxo acid dehydrogenase subunit E2, translating into MVANKVKATPAARNQARKDNIKLDKLIGSGENGRIHLVDVLNYLKDNKTNTTPLARRIAEDLNIDLETIVGTGYNGKIRKCDLEKVKAPETIISTNTSKVSDIKETKSKNENSSVFNTVEGEFEKPNPMRATVAKRMSESYFSAPVFTFNIEVDATELKSLRAKLIDTVKESVGVKLTMTDLIVMAVSRILPNHQALNSAWTDEGIFRYKDINIAIAVGLDEGLYVPVVKSVNKKSLKEIAKESKELAEKVKTGKLMPADQEGNTFTISNVGMYGITTFTPIINMPSSAILGVGATQDKFVPVNGEPKIKPIMNLSLTSDHRVIDGTVAAKFLKDLKELLENPLSMLV; encoded by the coding sequence ATGGTGGCAAATAAAGTAAAAGCCACACCAGCAGCTAGAAATCAAGCGAGAAAAGACAATATAAAATTAGATAAGCTGATTGGAAGTGGAGAAAATGGAAGAATTCATTTAGTTGATGTGTTAAATTATTTAAAAGACAACAAAACAAATACTACTCCTTTAGCTAGAAGAATAGCAGAAGATTTAAACATAGATTTAGAAACTATTGTAGGTACCGGATATAATGGAAAGATAAGAAAATGTGATTTAGAAAAAGTAAAGGCACCAGAAACTATTATATCAACTAATACATCTAAAGTGAGTGACATCAAAGAGACAAAGTCTAAAAATGAAAATTCAAGTGTATTTAATACAGTAGAAGGAGAGTTTGAAAAACCAAATCCAATGAGAGCTACTGTAGCAAAGCGAATGTCAGAAAGTTACTTCAGTGCTCCTGTATTTACATTCAATATAGAGGTAGATGCTACAGAATTGAAGTCACTTAGAGCAAAGTTAATAGATACAGTCAAAGAATCAGTTGGAGTGAAATTAACTATGACAGATTTAATAGTAATGGCAGTGTCTAGAATACTTCCAAATCATCAAGCCTTAAACTCAGCATGGACAGATGAGGGTATATTTAGGTATAAAGATATAAATATAGCTATTGCAGTTGGTTTAGATGAAGGTTTATATGTCCCAGTAGTAAAAAGTGTAAATAAAAAATCTTTAAAAGAAATCGCTAAAGAAAGCAAAGAACTTGCCGAAAAAGTAAAGACAGGAAAACTTATGCCAGCAGACCAAGAAGGTAATACATTTACGATAAGTAATGTCGGAATGTATGGTATAACTACATTTACACCTATAATAAATATGCCTTCAAGTGCAATCCTAGGGGTAGGTGCTACACAAGATAAGTTTGTTCCAGTAAATGGAGAGCCTAAAATAAAACCTATAATGAACTTATCATTGACATCAGACCACAGAGTAATAGATGGAACAGTAGCTGCAAAATTCTTAAAAGATTTAAAAGAATTGTTAGAAAATCCTTTATCAATGCTTGTATAG
- the lpdA gene encoding dihydrolipoyl dehydrogenase, translated as MSVEVIMPKAGVAMEEGTIVSWLKQEGEEVKVGEPILEITTDKVNMEIESEGEGTLAVIIHKEEGEVLPVFTVIGVIAEKGENQEEVKAKYLSGNVSKEDIVEENQNIEAKEEKINKKECNHDYDVVVIGGGPGGYLSALKAALLGGKVALVEENILGGTCLNRGCIPTKTYIKTAEILEEIDQLSKRGVKVTVDKEQDIKKAIKYKNRVVKKLTAGVGGLLKSRDVEVFNLKASVKEEHKVILSDGKVLDTENIIIATGSKVRVLPIKGIESNLIITSTEALDLETVPEELVIIGGGVIGCEFAEIFNSRGSKVTIVEMEDRIIPRMDKELSESLKYSLSKKGINVLTKKKVSEFKEEGNKILVCIEDEESIKADLCLYAIGREANLSGIEDLDIKIDKGSIVVNSKMETSIPSIYAVGDVTGGVMLAHAAFKMGEIAASNALGMNEEVDLSALPSCIYTIPEVASVGLTEEDARKKCNVKVGKFNFAGNGRALASGQEQGYVKVVADAKYGEILGVHMFGCGVAELVNHAASFKALEIPADEASELIFGHPCTSEALMEALADVNGECLHLPKK; from the coding sequence ATGTCAGTAGAAGTCATAATGCCAAAAGCAGGAGTAGCCATGGAAGAAGGTACTATAGTATCTTGGCTAAAACAAGAAGGCGAAGAAGTAAAGGTTGGAGAACCTATATTAGAAATAACAACGGATAAAGTCAATATGGAGATAGAGTCAGAAGGAGAAGGTACACTTGCTGTAATCATACATAAAGAAGAAGGTGAAGTATTACCAGTATTTACAGTAATAGGTGTAATAGCAGAAAAAGGGGAAAATCAAGAGGAAGTAAAAGCTAAATATTTATCTGGAAATGTGTCAAAAGAAGATATAGTTGAAGAGAATCAAAACATAGAAGCTAAAGAAGAAAAAATAAACAAAAAAGAGTGTAATCATGATTATGATGTAGTTGTAATAGGCGGAGGACCTGGAGGCTATTTGTCAGCGTTAAAAGCAGCTCTTTTAGGTGGAAAAGTTGCATTAGTCGAAGAAAATATATTAGGAGGTACCTGCTTAAATAGAGGTTGTATTCCTACAAAGACTTATATAAAAACAGCAGAAATATTAGAAGAAATTGACCAGTTATCAAAGAGGGGCGTAAAAGTAACTGTAGATAAAGAACAGGACATCAAGAAGGCTATAAAATATAAAAATAGAGTAGTTAAAAAACTTACAGCTGGTGTTGGTGGACTATTAAAAAGTAGAGATGTAGAAGTATTTAATCTTAAAGCCAGTGTTAAAGAAGAGCATAAAGTAATCTTATCAGATGGAAAAGTTTTAGATACAGAAAATATAATAATTGCCACAGGCTCTAAGGTAAGGGTATTACCTATAAAAGGAATAGAATCAAATTTAATAATAACTAGTACAGAAGCTTTAGACTTAGAAACAGTACCAGAAGAATTAGTGATAATTGGTGGTGGAGTGATTGGTTGTGAATTTGCAGAGATATTCAATTCAAGAGGCTCTAAAGTAACTATAGTAGAAATGGAAGATAGAATAATCCCAAGAATGGATAAAGAATTAAGTGAATCTTTAAAATATTCTCTTAGCAAAAAAGGTATAAATGTACTAACTAAAAAGAAAGTTTCTGAATTTAAAGAAGAAGGAAATAAAATATTAGTGTGCATTGAAGATGAAGAGTCAATAAAAGCAGATTTATGTCTATATGCTATAGGAAGAGAAGCTAATCTTTCTGGTATAGAAGACTTAGATATTAAAATAGATAAAGGTTCAATAGTTGTAAACAGCAAAATGGAAACAAGTATACCAAGCATATATGCAGTAGGTGATGTTACTGGAGGTGTAATGTTAGCTCATGCAGCTTTTAAAATGGGAGAGATAGCAGCTTCAAATGCCTTAGGTATGAATGAAGAAGTTGATTTAAGTGCATTACCTAGTTGTATTTATACAATTCCAGAAGTAGCATCAGTTGGGCTTACAGAAGAGGATGCTAGAAAAAAATGTAATGTAAAAGTTGGTAAGTTTAACTTTGCTGGAAATGGAAGAGCTTTAGCTTCTGGTCAAGAGCAAGGATATGTAAAAGTAGTAGCAGATGCTAAATATGGAGAAATTTTAGGTGTACATATGTTTGGATGTGGTGTAGCAGAACTTGTAAATCATGCTGCGTCATTTAAAGCATTAGAAATACCTGCTGATGAAGCTAGTGAGTTGATATTTGGTCATCCATGCACTTCAGAAGCTTTGATGGAAGCTTTGGCAGATGTAAATGGAGAATGTTTGCATTTACCTAAAAAATAA
- a CDS encoding sugar-binding transcriptional regulator translates to MKKIGDLRLMMKCCSLYYEDNLNQQEIANQLGISRPTISRILKEAFEQGIVKIQIVDVLKNDYQKIERSLERKYKLKEVIVVDDKQDSLTQKQELARAVSEYLTRVVKENDIIGVSIGTTLKEIPRYVEKNNCKNVTFIPLLGGIGDNEIDIHANQIAVSLARAFGGDFKLLHAPAVMSDLSTKEKLCKDEKIKEVLDLIDKTTIAIVGIGNPMSLNSTIMASGYMNEEDIEDLKKYNSIGAICLHAFDKEGKTSILEFNQRVLGVKLENLKKIKRTIGVASGDEKIEAIKASLKAKFINSLAINHSLALKLLEDCD, encoded by the coding sequence ATGAAAAAAATTGGAGACTTAAGATTAATGATGAAGTGTTGTTCACTTTATTATGAAGATAATTTGAATCAACAGGAAATAGCAAATCAATTGGGAATATCAAGACCAACAATATCAAGAATATTAAAAGAAGCTTTTGAGCAAGGAATAGTAAAAATACAGATAGTTGATGTTTTGAAAAATGACTATCAAAAAATAGAGAGAAGTCTAGAAAGAAAATATAAATTAAAAGAAGTAATAGTAGTAGATGATAAACAGGATTCACTAACACAAAAACAAGAACTAGCAAGAGCTGTATCTGAATATTTAACTAGAGTAGTAAAGGAAAATGATATAATAGGTGTTTCAATAGGAACGACACTAAAAGAAATACCTAGATATGTAGAAAAAAATAACTGTAAAAATGTTACATTCATACCCCTATTAGGTGGGATTGGAGATAATGAAATAGATATTCATGCAAATCAAATAGCAGTGAGTTTAGCAAGGGCTTTTGGAGGTGATTTTAAACTATTACATGCTCCAGCTGTTATGTCTGACTTGTCTACAAAAGAGAAGCTTTGTAAAGATGAAAAAATTAAAGAAGTACTAGACTTAATAGATAAAACAACTATAGCAATCGTAGGGATAGGAAATCCTATGAGTTTAAACTCAACCATAATGGCTTCTGGATATATGAATGAAGAAGATATAGAAGACTTAAAAAAATACAACTCAATAGGTGCAATTTGTTTGCATGCTTTTGATAAAGAGGGGAAAACTTCAATACTTGAATTTAATCAAAGAGTATTAGGAGTAAAGCTAGAAAATTTAAAAAAGATAAAAAGAACTATAGGTGTAGCTTCAGGGGATGAAAAAATAGAAGCAATAAAGGCATCATTAAAAGCAAAGTTTATAAATAGTTTGGCAATTAATCACAGTTTAGCACTTAAATTATTAGAAGATTGTGACTAA
- a CDS encoding glycoside hydrolase family 43 protein gives MIKNPILPGFNPDPCICRKGDDYYLVVSSFEWFPGIPVYHSKDLKNWELYTHILTDETKIDLRKLPSSKGIWAPCLTYCEEEDLFYIVYGIMNSMNARYFDVDNYLITSKDIKGEWSEPVYLHSSGFDASIFHDDNGKKWISSLDWETREGYEKPGVICLVEYCTEKKEIVGYPKRIWSGGTDRGCIEAPHITKRGDYYYIMCAEGGTGYGHGVTMGRAKNIWGPYEKDSMNPIVTSIPGDFYERHDPDHLKPKYYNPESKLQKSGHGSYIETQSGEVYLVHLTSRPFVPELRCTLGRETAIQKMKWTEDNWLRMEDESNLAKEYVSESKLEEHLVSSIPSFDDFDSDELGLQYYAPRISPLSFADVKSRPGYVRIRGQESRTSLNRVSILARKLTSVYARITTKMEFYPEVHQHSAGLIMYYDNMNYINLRKYYSETLGQSALSIIHLENGEKTEFLNTRTPIEDIPIYLRLHIQGRKLYFEWSYDEKNYQRIGKIFDTTKFSDEYCKYGEFTGTFVGLTCADRVKHKHYADFDFFEYIADESKDVD, from the coding sequence ATGATTAAAAACCCTATACTTCCAGGCTTTAATCCAGACCCTTGTATTTGTAGGAAGGGAGACGACTATTATCTTGTAGTTTCATCTTTTGAATGGTTTCCGGGGATACCTGTTTATCATTCTAAAGATTTGAAAAATTGGGAGCTATATACTCATATTTTAACAGATGAAACAAAAATAGATTTAAGGAAGCTTCCCTCGTCTAAAGGAATTTGGGCACCTTGTTTGACTTATTGTGAAGAAGAAGATTTATTTTACATAGTTTATGGAATTATGAACTCTATGAACGCAAGATATTTTGATGTTGATAACTATTTAATTACATCAAAAGATATAAAGGGAGAGTGGAGTGAACCAGTGTATTTACACTCATCAGGATTTGATGCATCTATTTTTCATGATGATAATGGTAAAAAATGGATTTCATCATTAGACTGGGAGACTAGAGAAGGATATGAAAAACCTGGTGTTATATGTTTAGTGGAATACTGTACAGAAAAAAAAGAAATAGTAGGATATCCAAAGAGAATATGGTCAGGAGGAACTGATAGAGGCTGTATTGAGGCACCACATATAACTAAGCGTGGAGATTATTATTATATAATGTGTGCAGAAGGTGGAACTGGATATGGTCATGGGGTAACTATGGGAAGAGCTAAAAATATATGGGGGCCTTATGAAAAAGATTCAATGAATCCAATTGTAACCTCAATTCCAGGCGATTTTTATGAAAGACATGACCCTGATCATCTAAAGCCTAAATACTATAATCCAGAATCAAAACTTCAAAAATCTGGTCATGGAAGCTATATAGAAACACAATCAGGTGAAGTATATTTAGTTCATCTAACATCTAGACCATTTGTACCAGAGTTAAGGTGTACTTTAGGTAGAGAAACAGCTATTCAAAAAATGAAATGGACAGAGGATAACTGGCTTCGAATGGAAGATGAAAGTAATTTGGCAAAAGAATATGTATCCGAAAGTAAACTAGAAGAACATTTAGTTTCATCTATACCAAGTTTTGATGACTTTGATTCAGATGAATTAGGTTTACAATACTATGCCCCTAGGATTTCACCATTATCATTTGCAGATGTTAAGTCTAGACCAGGATATGTAAGGATTAGAGGACAAGAATCAAGAACATCATTAAATAGAGTGAGCATATTGGCAAGAAAGTTAACTTCAGTATATGCAAGAATAACTACTAAAATGGAGTTTTATCCAGAGGTACATCAGCATAGTGCAGGTTTGATAATGTATTACGATAATATGAATTATATCAATCTAAGAAAGTACTATAGTGAAACATTGGGTCAAAGCGCACTATCAATAATACATCTTGAAAATGGGGAGAAAACGGAGTTTTTAAATACTAGGACACCAATAGAAGATATACCAATATATCTTCGTTTGCATATACAAGGTCGTAAGTTATATTTCGAATGGAGTTATGATGAAAAAAACTATCAAAGAATAGGAAAGATATTTGACACAACTAAGTTTTCAGATGAGTACTGTAAATATGGAGAATTTACAGGCACATTTGTAGGATTAACTTGTGCAGACCGTGTAAAGCATAAACACTATGCTGATTTTGACTTCTTTGAATATATAGCAGATGAATCAAAGGATGTAGATTAA
- a CDS encoding MFS transporter — MNTEINIKTTTVKYGKTSFFERFSYGCGDLGCNIIYSAMSAFLLFYYTNYADVSAAAVGSIMLVSRILDGFSDLTMGVIVDRTKSKHGKARPWILRMSIPFALAAVLLFSVPSSLGVTSKLIYIFITYNLVSTVIYTAINVPYATLNSLITQDQYERGVLSIFRMILATCGTLIINGLTLPLVEYFGNNLSAWTKTFFVFGVASIMVFFITFAGTKERVKAVKQDKNEVIPFKIGIKSLFRNKYWIQITLCLVCIFIVFALNGGSSVYYAKFILGDEKLFGPINMVSNISQIIAMFMVAPFIKKFGKRNVLIVGSIILISSNIMFIIAGQNYIGIISASVIKGIGSAGIAATMFAIVSDTIEYGEWKTGYRTEGLINSASSFGFKVGNGLGSAILGAVLSIGGYVGTSATQSDLAILSIKVCFIYLPIFITILQTIIMSFYKLDKEYNTILNELNTK; from the coding sequence ATGAATACAGAAATCAATATTAAAACAACCACAGTTAAATATGGAAAAACTTCATTTTTTGAAAGATTTTCTTATGGATGTGGAGATTTAGGGTGTAACATCATATACTCAGCAATGTCAGCATTTTTATTATTTTATTATACTAATTACGCAGATGTTAGTGCAGCTGCTGTAGGTAGTATTATGCTTGTGTCTAGAATATTGGATGGATTTAGTGACTTAACGATGGGAGTTATAGTAGATAGGACTAAATCTAAACACGGTAAGGCTAGACCATGGATTTTACGAATGTCGATTCCTTTTGCTTTAGCAGCAGTCTTATTATTTTCTGTTCCATCAAGTCTTGGTGTCACTTCTAAATTGATTTATATTTTTATTACATATAACTTAGTTTCTACTGTTATTTATACAGCAATCAATGTACCTTATGCAACACTAAATTCACTTATAACTCAAGACCAGTATGAAAGAGGAGTATTAAGTATATTTAGAATGATATTAGCCACTTGTGGTACTTTAATAATAAATGGGCTTACATTACCTTTAGTTGAATACTTTGGAAATAATTTATCAGCATGGACTAAAACCTTTTTTGTATTTGGAGTAGCATCTATAATGGTATTTTTTATAACATTTGCTGGAACCAAGGAAAGAGTAAAAGCAGTTAAGCAAGATAAGAATGAAGTAATACCATTTAAAATAGGCATTAAATCTTTATTTAGAAATAAGTACTGGATACAAATAACATTATGCTTAGTTTGCATATTTATTGTATTTGCACTAAATGGTGGTTCATCTGTATATTATGCAAAGTTTATTTTAGGAGATGAAAAATTATTTGGTCCTATAAACATGGTCTCAAATATATCTCAAATTATAGCTATGTTTATGGTTGCTCCTTTTATAAAAAAATTTGGAAAAAGAAATGTATTAATAGTAGGTTCAATAATATTAATATCGTCAAATATTATGTTTATAATAGCTGGACAAAACTATATTGGAATAATATCTGCAAGTGTTATAAAGGGAATAGGGAGTGCTGGAATAGCAGCGACGATGTTTGCTATTGTTTCAGATACTATTGAATATGGAGAATGGAAGACTGGATATAGAACAGAGGGACTTATAAATAGTGCATCTAGTTTTGGGTTTAAAGTAGGAAATGGGTTAGGTTCAGCAATATTAGGTGCAGTACTATCAATTGGTGGTTATGTAGGTACATCAGCTACTCAAAGTGATTTAGCTATATTATCAATAAAAGTATGTTTTATATACCTACCTATATTTATAACAATATTACAAACTATAATAATGTCTTTTTATAAGCTTGACAAAGAGTATAATACCATACTTAATGAATTAAATACTAAATAG